The following DNA comes from Amycolatopsis albispora.
GCTGGTGGCGCACTTCCTCGACCGCTGGGAAACCGACGACACGCTGCAGCTGCTGCTGCGCACCGGCGCCACCAACCCGGCCGCCGCCGAGCGCATGCAGCAGATCTTCGCCAGCCAGCTGCTGCCCGTGGTCATCGAGCTGGACCCGCCGGACAACAAGTTCGCCGACCGGGCGGGCCTGGTCGCCAGCCAGGTGCTCGGCCTCGCGCTGTGCCGGTACGTGCTCGCGCTGCCGCCCGTGGTGAACATGGACCGCGCGGCGGTGATCGCCTGGGTCGGGCCGGTGCTGCGCCGGTACCTGGTCGAGCGCGCCTGAACTCTGGGGAAACACCCTCTTGGCGAGGGGATCTTCACCCCTCTACGGTTCTCGTTGGGACCCTCCGCCCGCGGGGAACGACCTTCCCGGTGGACGCGATCCCGGTTGCAACCCCACCCACGCGCGTGCCACAAGCCACGTGCCGGTGCCAACGAAGGAGTCACCACCGTGACGGACGGTGTATTCGGCCGGGATACCGGTCATGAACAGGTCGTTTTCTGCCACGACAAGGCCAGCGGGCTCAAGGCCATCATCGGGCTCTACTCCACCGCACTGGGCCCCGGCCTCGGCGGAACCCGGTTCTACCCCTACCGCTCCGAAGCCGACGCGCTCGACGACGTGCTCGCGTTGTCGAAGGGCATGGCCTACAAGAACGCGCTCGCCGGGCTCGACCTCGGCGGCGGCAAGGCGGTGATCATCGGCGACCCGGCCACCCTGAAGTCCGAGGCGCTGCTGCGGGCCTACGGGCGGTTC
Coding sequences within:
- a CDS encoding TetR/AcrR family transcriptional regulator, with the protein product MTPTARRSDRTRQAILVAARERFAKDGYDRATIRAIAADANIDPSMVMRYYGNKEGLFAAAAEFDLQLPDLTEVPRAKVGEALVAHFLDRWETDDTLQLLLRTGATNPAAAERMQQIFASQLLPVVIELDPPDNKFADRAGLVASQVLGLALCRYVLALPPVVNMDRAAVIAWVGPVLRRYLVERA